In one window of Pseudomonas benzenivorans DNA:
- a CDS encoding ABC transporter permease: MNLYAIKAIYLFELARTWRTLLQSIATPVISTSLYFVVFGSAIGSSMTEVHGVSYGAFIVPGLIMLALLTESISNASFGIYMPKYSGSIYELLSAPVSYLEILVGYVGAAATKSIILGLVILATARLFVDYQILHPVWMLAFLVLTAVTFSLFGFIIGVWADGWEKLQIVPALIVTPLTFLGGSFYSIGMLPPLWQTVTLFNPVVYLISAFRWSFYGVSDVGVGLSLAMILGFLLLCVLTVGWIFKSGYRLKN, from the coding sequence ATGAACCTCTATGCCATCAAGGCCATCTACCTGTTCGAGCTGGCGCGCACCTGGCGCACCCTGCTGCAGAGCATCGCCACCCCGGTGATCAGCACCTCGCTGTACTTCGTGGTGTTCGGCTCGGCCATCGGCAGCAGCATGACCGAGGTCCATGGGGTCAGCTACGGCGCCTTCATCGTGCCGGGACTGATCATGCTGGCGCTGCTCACCGAGAGCATTTCCAACGCCTCCTTCGGCATCTACATGCCCAAGTATTCCGGCAGCATCTACGAGCTGCTGTCGGCGCCGGTGTCCTACCTGGAGATACTCGTCGGCTACGTCGGCGCGGCGGCCACCAAGTCGATCATCCTCGGCCTGGTGATCCTGGCCACGGCGCGGCTGTTCGTCGATTACCAAATCCTCCATCCCGTGTGGATGCTGGCCTTCCTGGTGCTCACCGCGGTGACCTTCAGCCTGTTCGGCTTCATCATCGGCGTCTGGGCCGACGGCTGGGAGAAGCTGCAGATAGTCCCGGCGCTGATCGTCACGCCGCTGACCTTCCTCGGCGGCAGCTTCTACTCGATCGGCATGCTGCCGCCGCTGTGGCAGACGGTGACCCTGTTCAACCCGGTGGTCTACCTGATCAGCGCCTTCCGCTGGAGCTTCTACGGCGTGTCGGACGTCGGCGTGGGCCTGAGCCTGGCGATGATCCTGGGCTTCCTGCTGCTGTGCGTGCTGACCGTCGGCTGGATCTTCAAGAGCGGCTACCGGCTGAAGAACTGA